A window of the Oscillospiraceae bacterium genome harbors these coding sequences:
- the nusB gene encoding transcription antitermination factor NusB, with the protein MKRHEARRQAFCLLFEQSLNGGTIDELIDYANEAGSFVPEDSENQAPVPVDDFAVKIACGAEAHQAELDQLISKYARGWSLQRLSRVCLALARLALYEMKWEKEIPVSVSINEVVELAKQYGDAGDPPFLNGILGSAAKELPQNE; encoded by the coding sequence ATGAAACGACATGAAGCACGCAGACAGGCTTTTTGCCTGCTGTTTGAGCAAAGCCTTAACGGCGGCACAATTGATGAATTGATCGATTACGCGAATGAAGCCGGCTCTTTTGTGCCGGAAGACAGCGAAAACCAGGCACCTGTGCCGGTAGATGACTTTGCCGTAAAAATTGCCTGCGGCGCAGAAGCACACCAGGCAGAGCTTGACCAGCTGATCAGCAAGTACGCGCGTGGCTGGTCGCTGCAGCGCCTTTCCCGGGTGTGTCTGGCACTTGCGCGGCTGGCTCTGTACGAGATGAAATGGGAAAAAGAAATTCCGGTGAGTGTTTCCATCAACGAGGTGGTCGAGCTCGCCAAACAGTACGGCGATGCAGGGGATCCGCCCTTTTTAAACGGCATTTTGGGCAGCGCTGCAAAGGAGCTGCCGCAGAATGAGTGA
- the rpmA gene encoding 50S ribosomal protein L27 encodes MLKVNIQLFAHKKGMGSTKNGRDSESKRLGVKRGDGQYVLAGNILVKQRGTHIHPGQNVGIGSDDTLFAKVSGKVKFERMGADRKKVSVYEVEQ; translated from the coding sequence ATGCTGAAAGTTAATATTCAGTTATTTGCTCATAAAAAAGGTATGGGTTCCACAAAGAACGGCCGTGATTCCGAGTCTAAGCGCCTTGGCGTAAAGCGCGGAGACGGTCAGTATGTGTTGGCTGGCAACATCCTCGTCAAGCAGCGCGGCACACATATTCATCCCGGCCAGAATGTGGGCATTGGCTCGGACGATACGCTGTTTGCAAAAGTAAGCGGCAAAGTAAAATTTGAGCGCATGGGCGCAGATCGCAAGAAAGTCAGCGTTTACGAAGTAGAACAGTAA
- a CDS encoding peptidase M22, producing the protein MSEILALDTSNYTTSTALFRDGEIFQQKRLLPVKKGELGLRQSDAVFHHVQQLPELLEALLKEEPLKNLKAVGCSTRPRTQLGSYMPCFTVGHGAARALSAAFGVPLHLFSHQQGHIAAALWSAKRLDLFSKPFLAFHVSGGTTEAVLASPGGEEPFTVTLLAQSLDLKGGQAVDRVGKLLGLPFPAGPQLEKLAAQSQRQFRVHPSMKGADCSLSGIENKCQKMKAENEPAADIAKYCLCSVLAALDAMAAALLKEHPGLPLVFAGGVMANQFIRKALTQKYGACFAEPIFSADNAAGVAVLAAREEGLL; encoded by the coding sequence ATGAGTGAGATCCTTGCACTGGATACCAGCAACTACACCACGAGTACTGCGCTTTTTCGGGATGGAGAAATCTTTCAGCAGAAACGCCTGCTGCCGGTAAAAAAAGGGGAGCTTGGCCTGCGGCAGAGTGACGCGGTATTTCACCACGTGCAGCAGCTGCCAGAGCTGCTGGAAGCTCTACTGAAAGAGGAGCCGCTCAAAAACCTAAAAGCTGTGGGTTGCTCTACACGGCCGCGCACCCAGCTGGGCAGCTATATGCCCTGCTTTACGGTTGGCCACGGCGCTGCGCGGGCGCTTTCGGCCGCATTCGGTGTGCCACTGCACCTGTTTTCTCATCAGCAGGGGCATATCGCGGCGGCGTTGTGGTCGGCAAAGCGGCTGGATCTGTTTTCAAAGCCCTTTCTTGCATTCCATGTTTCCGGCGGTACGACGGAAGCGGTACTGGCGAGTCCCGGCGGCGAAGAGCCTTTTACAGTCACGCTGCTGGCTCAGTCGCTGGATTTAAAAGGCGGACAGGCCGTAGACCGCGTCGGAAAGCTTCTGGGTCTGCCGTTCCCGGCCGGTCCGCAGCTGGAAAAGCTGGCGGCGCAGTCACAGCGGCAGTTTCGTGTTCACCCCTCGATGAAGGGCGCAGACTGTTCCCTTTCCGGTATTGAAAACAAATGTCAGAAAATGAAAGCGGAAAATGAGCCGGCGGCTGATATCGCGAAGTACTGTCTGTGCAGTGTGCTTGCCGCACTGGACGCGATGGCGGCCGCGCTGCTGAAGGAACACCCCGGCCTGCCGCTGGTCTTTGCAGGTGGAGTGATGGCAAATCAGTTTATCCGAAAAGCGCTGACACAAAAGTACGGCGCCTGTTTTGCTGAACCCATTTTTTCTGCGGACAATGCTGCCGGGGTGGCGGTGCTGGCGGCACGTGAGGAGGGCCTTCTGTGA
- the obgE gene encoding GTPase ObgE, translating to MFIDQAKIHIKAGDGGDGAVSFRREKYVAAGGPDGGDGGRGGSVFFQADDSISTLSDYRYRHKFVAKNGEAGRGKRCSGKKGEDLLLRVPRGTLVKDAATGRLLADISGDEPQSVLQGGRGGWGNIHFATPTRQVPRFAKPGTPGPELDVQLELKLLADVGLVGFPNVGKSTLISVVSEAKPNIADYHFTTLTPVLGVVHLPQGRSFVMADIPGLVEGAWQGVGLGHQFLRHVERCRLLLHVVDVSGSEGRDPKEDFRIINEELKKFNPELAKRPMIVAGNKCDLTNEAHIADFAAYVEKQGYAFFPIMAPIHEGVAPLLNAVSEKLSQLPPIRRFEPEAAPLKKPEEIPRGEVKITHQDGIYLVEAPWLLQVMRSVNFDDYESMQYFQRVLIETGVIDHLREAGIQEGDTVSIYDVQFDFVE from the coding sequence ATGTTTATAGATCAGGCAAAAATCCATATTAAAGCGGGTGACGGCGGCGACGGCGCGGTTTCTTTCCGCAGGGAAAAGTATGTTGCTGCCGGCGGCCCAGACGGCGGCGACGGTGGCCGCGGCGGCAGTGTCTTTTTTCAGGCCGATGACAGCATTTCCACCCTCTCCGATTACCGCTACCGGCACAAATTTGTCGCTAAAAATGGCGAGGCCGGCCGTGGCAAGCGCTGTTCCGGAAAAAAGGGCGAAGACCTGCTTTTACGTGTGCCGCGCGGTACTCTGGTAAAAGATGCTGCCACTGGACGGCTGTTGGCGGATATTTCCGGCGATGAGCCGCAGAGCGTGCTGCAGGGCGGCCGCGGCGGCTGGGGCAATATCCATTTTGCAACACCAACCCGGCAGGTCCCGCGCTTTGCAAAGCCGGGCACACCTGGTCCGGAGCTGGACGTGCAGCTGGAGCTGAAGCTTTTGGCAGATGTCGGCCTTGTCGGTTTCCCAAATGTTGGGAAAAGTACGCTTATCAGCGTGGTAAGCGAGGCAAAGCCTAATATTGCGGATTATCATTTCACCACTCTGACCCCAGTTTTGGGGGTTGTGCACCTGCCGCAAGGGCGCTCATTTGTCATGGCAGATATTCCCGGCCTGGTCGAGGGCGCATGGCAGGGCGTTGGTCTGGGTCACCAGTTCCTGCGGCACGTCGAGCGCTGCCGCCTTTTGCTGCATGTGGTTGACGTTTCCGGCAGTGAGGGCCGCGACCCGAAAGAGGATTTCCGTATTATCAATGAGGAACTCAAAAAATTCAATCCGGAACTTGCAAAGCGCCCCATGATTGTTGCGGGCAATAAGTGTGACTTAACAAATGAGGCCCATATTGCAGATTTTGCTGCCTATGTCGAAAAGCAGGGTTATGCATTTTTCCCCATCATGGCACCCATTCATGAGGGAGTCGCCCCACTGCTCAATGCGGTCAGCGAAAAGCTCAGCCAGCTACCGCCTATCCGCCGCTTTGAGCCGGAAGCTGCACCGCTGAAAAAGCCAGAGGAGATTCCGCGCGGTGAGGTCAAGATTACTCACCAGGACGGCATCTATCTGGTAGAGGCACCGTGGCTTCTTCAGGTTATGCGCTCTGTCAATTTCGACGATTATGAGTCCATGCAGTATTTTCAGCGTGTGCTCATTGAGACCGGCGTCATCGACCATCTGCGCGAGGCCGGCATACAAGAAGGCGACACGGTTTCCATTTATGATGTACAGTTTGATTTTGTAGAATAA
- a CDS encoding YitT family protein: protein MSGKQKKTAKSVLVDLLLYFASGCIFAVAIRVFTAPNKIAPGGVTGLATVLNYVFGLPIGLVSFLINIPIFIAAFMGIGYRIVSKTIVASLFSSIAIDWFGSMLPAYKGDPMLAAIFGGLLEGISLAIVFMRGATTGGTDLVARLLQRHFRHLSTGKLMMSVDVVVVVISAIIYRRVESVLYAVIYLFVSTNVIDALLYGADSGSGKVLWIVTKYPDEIAQRIFKEVDRGVTAMHSKGMYSGREGEVLMCAVSRSEVYQVMDLVKDEDKDAFIIAGEAAQIRGEGFRSSTPADKTLPEILSEHKKSDSDQK from the coding sequence GTGTCGGGAAAACAAAAGAAAACCGCCAAAAGCGTGCTGGTTGATCTGCTGCTTTACTTTGCCAGCGGATGTATCTTTGCCGTAGCCATTCGGGTCTTTACGGCGCCCAATAAAATTGCGCCAGGCGGGGTTACCGGCCTTGCTACCGTGCTAAACTACGTTTTTGGTCTGCCAATCGGTCTTGTCAGTTTTCTTATCAATATACCGATTTTTATTGCGGCCTTTATGGGCATTGGCTACCGAATTGTTTCCAAAACGATTGTCGCTTCGCTTTTCAGCTCTATTGCAATCGACTGGTTCGGCTCTATGCTGCCGGCTTACAAAGGCGACCCAATGCTTGCGGCCATTTTTGGTGGCTTGCTTGAGGGCATCAGTCTTGCCATTGTGTTTATGCGCGGCGCAACAACCGGCGGAACTGACTTAGTCGCGCGCCTGCTGCAGCGGCACTTTCGCCATTTGAGCACGGGCAAACTGATGATGTCCGTCGATGTGGTTGTCGTTGTCATTTCGGCAATCATTTACCGCCGTGTGGAAAGCGTTTTGTATGCAGTCATTTACCTGTTTGTTTCTACCAATGTAATTGATGCACTGCTGTACGGCGCCGACAGCGGCAGCGGTAAGGTGCTGTGGATTGTCACAAAATATCCGGACGAAATTGCGCAGCGCATTTTTAAAGAAGTGGACCGCGGCGTAACGGCGATGCACTCCAAGGGCATGTACAGCGGCCGCGAGGGTGAAGTGCTGATGTGTGCGGTCAGCCGGTCAGAGGTTTACCAGGTCATGGACCTTGTGAAAGATGAAGATAAAGATGCCTTTATCATTGCCGGCGAGGCAGCACAGATTCGCGGCGAGGGCTTTCGCAGTTCCACTCCGGCAGATAAAACCCTGCCTGAGATTCTGTCGGAACATAAAAAATCGGATTCTGACCAAAAATAA
- a CDS encoding class I SAM-dependent methyltransferase, producing the protein MRDEEGFDEWSDTYDESVKETEAAQKYPFAGYQTVLRTVYHKIDTEKQPSVLDFGFGTGKLTKKLYDSGCRISGIDFSIKMVETAQEKMPEAKLVQADFSKGLPQELRGENFDAVISTYAFHHLTDEQKAAFLRELLQYLKPQGKIIIGDVMFRTLAEREACREKSGDDWDSSEHYLVFDQLKPLFPAAVFQKISFCAGILTLSKESSCKGANHESL; encoded by the coding sequence ATGCGTGATGAAGAAGGATTTGACGAGTGGTCGGATACGTATGACGAAAGCGTAAAAGAAACTGAGGCAGCACAGAAATATCCGTTTGCCGGCTACCAGACCGTGCTGCGCACTGTTTACCATAAAATTGATACCGAAAAACAGCCGTCTGTGCTTGACTTCGGCTTTGGTACAGGAAAACTGACAAAGAAGCTGTATGATTCCGGGTGCAGAATTTCGGGTATTGATTTTTCCATTAAAATGGTAGAAACAGCACAGGAAAAAATGCCGGAGGCAAAGCTGGTACAGGCGGACTTTTCCAAGGGCCTGCCACAAGAGCTGCGCGGCGAAAACTTTGATGCCGTCATCAGCACCTATGCGTTTCATCACCTGACAGATGAGCAGAAGGCCGCATTTCTGCGGGAATTGCTGCAGTACTTGAAGCCGCAAGGGAAAATTATCATCGGCGACGTGATGTTCCGTACTTTGGCCGAGAGGGAAGCCTGCCGCGAAAAGAGTGGAGATGACTGGGACTCAAGCGAACATTATCTTGTCTTTGACCAGTTAAAGCCGCTTTTTCCTGCAGCTGTATTCCAAAAGATTTCTTTTTGTGCCGGGATTCTGACACTCTCTAAAGAAAGCTCGTGCAAAGGAGCAAATCATGAATCACTCTGA
- a CDS encoding RsmB/NOP family class I SAM-dependent RNA methyltransferase, with protein sequence MKLQLPTAFAERMQHQLGAEASAFFACYQQPPLRALRRNPLKCTQEILEKNLPFSLKKAPFSPLSYYVPESFRPGREPLHHAGAFYMQEPSAAAAVTALAPQPGERILDLCAAPGGKSTQIAGCLQGRGLLWSNEVVHGRANSLLSNIERLGVANAVVSSCRPDVLCSTLSGFFDRVLVDAPCSGEGMFRRDEGAVQEWSPAHAAACAVRQLAILQSARQAVRPGGVLVYSTCTFSPEENEGTITAFLQNNPDFHLEDTGLSAGRPALQTARRIYPMDGGEGHFVAFLRREGDAPGTEISASQLPFSAAAAELAKELYVQPMPGVPAQIGERLYLLPQGLPPLMHLGVLRAGVLLGEAKPVHRKNAPPRLEPDHAAFMAARPDQLRQCVNLSHEDPRVFAFLRGEEIEAEESCRGYCGVAAAGVTVGFGKCSGGRLKNHYPKGLRLLAGK encoded by the coding sequence ATGAAATTGCAGCTGCCCACCGCCTTTGCCGAGCGTATGCAGCATCAGCTGGGTGCAGAAGCTTCGGCCTTTTTTGCCTGTTATCAGCAGCCGCCGCTGCGTGCACTGCGGCGCAATCCGCTGAAATGCACACAGGAGATTCTGGAAAAAAATCTGCCGTTTTCTTTAAAAAAAGCACCATTTTCGCCGCTCTCTTATTATGTGCCAGAGTCGTTTCGTCCCGGCAGAGAGCCGCTGCACCACGCCGGTGCCTTTTATATGCAAGAGCCCAGTGCGGCCGCCGCGGTAACAGCACTGGCCCCGCAGCCGGGGGAACGCATACTGGACTTGTGTGCGGCACCGGGTGGAAAGAGCACTCAGATTGCAGGCTGTCTGCAGGGCCGCGGCCTTTTGTGGAGCAATGAGGTTGTGCACGGCCGCGCAAACAGTCTGCTTTCCAACATTGAGCGTCTTGGGGTTGCAAATGCGGTTGTCAGTTCCTGTCGGCCGGATGTGCTCTGCAGTACGCTGAGCGGCTTTTTCGACCGTGTGCTGGTAGATGCGCCCTGCTCTGGTGAGGGCATGTTTCGGCGCGATGAGGGCGCTGTACAGGAATGGAGCCCTGCGCATGCTGCAGCCTGCGCAGTCAGGCAGCTGGCAATTCTGCAAAGTGCACGGCAGGCGGTCCGGCCGGGCGGTGTACTGGTCTACTCAACCTGTACTTTTTCACCGGAAGAAAACGAGGGGACCATTACTGCATTTTTGCAGAATAATCCGGATTTTCATCTAGAAGATACTGGCTTGTCTGCAGGGCGGCCGGCGCTGCAGACAGCCCGCCGCATTTATCCGATGGATGGCGGGGAGGGGCACTTCGTCGCTTTTCTTCGTCGGGAGGGCGACGCCCCGGGTACGGAAATTTCTGCATCTCAGCTGCCGTTTTCTGCTGCCGCCGCAGAGCTTGCCAAAGAGCTGTACGTGCAGCCGATGCCCGGCGTGCCGGCGCAGATTGGTGAGCGGCTCTATTTACTGCCGCAGGGCCTGCCGCCGCTTATGCACCTTGGCGTGCTGCGTGCCGGCGTACTGCTCGGCGAGGCAAAACCGGTGCACCGAAAAAATGCGCCGCCGCGCTTAGAACCTGACCATGCGGCCTTTATGGCAGCACGTCCCGATCAGCTGCGGCAGTGCGTGAATCTTTCCCATGAAGACCCGCGCGTTTTTGCTTTTCTGCGCGGAGAAGAAATTGAAGCTGAAGAATCCTGCCGCGGCTACTGCGGGGTCGCGGCCGCGGGCGTGACCGTCGGCTTTGGCAAATGCAGCGGCGGCCGCTTAAAGAATCATTACCCCAAAGGGCTGCGCCTGCTTGCAGGAAAATAA
- the xseA gene encoding exodeoxyribonuclease VII large subunit — protein MKQSFVLTVTQINQYVKSLLEGDDNLHCVYVAGEISNFTDHYRSGHLYFSLKDEKCAIKTVMFASAARRLRFHPENGMKVLVRGRVSSYEVSGQYQLYVEEMQPVGAGERAVAYEQLKEKLQKEGLFDEARKRQMPRCPTKIGVITSPTGAVIHDIQNVLSRRWPLAEILLYPVAVQGTEAAPQLVQALQSFSQRQCADVVIIGRGGGSAEDLWAFNEEAVVRAVAACSVPVISAVGHETDVTLTDFAADLRAPTPSAAAELAAPDAAELKETLLQTAVSLHTGLENRLNDERMQLDLLSQSLKEALEKPTQLRRQELRTLAGRLEDLNPLRVLSRGYSLVTDAGGCVLTDPKEVSVGERVRVRMHQGTLSCMVEKKEDLHEQKNDI, from the coding sequence GTGAAGCAGAGTTTTGTACTGACCGTGACGCAGATAAACCAGTACGTAAAGTCTTTGCTCGAAGGCGATGACAACCTGCACTGCGTCTATGTGGCGGGGGAAATCAGCAACTTTACCGACCACTACCGCTCAGGACATCTGTACTTTTCTTTAAAAGACGAAAAATGTGCCATTAAGACAGTCATGTTTGCTTCCGCTGCACGGCGGCTGCGCTTTCATCCGGAAAACGGAATGAAGGTGTTGGTGCGCGGGCGCGTTTCTTCCTATGAAGTTTCCGGGCAGTATCAGCTGTATGTGGAAGAAATGCAGCCGGTCGGCGCGGGCGAGCGGGCGGTAGCTTATGAGCAACTGAAAGAAAAGCTGCAGAAAGAGGGCCTGTTTGATGAGGCCCGCAAGCGGCAGATGCCCCGCTGCCCCACAAAAATCGGCGTCATCACTTCACCGACCGGCGCAGTTATCCACGATATACAGAATGTGCTGTCACGGCGCTGGCCGCTGGCAGAGATCCTTTTATACCCGGTGGCGGTGCAGGGGACAGAGGCGGCACCGCAGCTGGTGCAGGCACTGCAGAGCTTCAGTCAAAGACAGTGTGCAGACGTTGTGATTATCGGCCGTGGCGGCGGCAGTGCCGAAGATTTATGGGCTTTTAACGAGGAGGCAGTCGTGCGCGCGGTGGCCGCGTGCAGCGTCCCGGTTATTTCGGCGGTGGGACACGAAACAGATGTGACCCTTACGGACTTTGCCGCTGACTTGCGTGCCCCTACTCCGAGTGCTGCTGCTGAGCTTGCCGCACCGGATGCTGCCGAGTTGAAAGAAACCCTTCTGCAGACGGCAGTCTCTCTGCATACAGGGCTGGAAAATCGGCTTAATGATGAGCGTATGCAGCTGGATCTGCTATCGCAGTCTTTAAAGGAAGCGTTGGAAAAGCCGACGCAGCTGCGCCGGCAGGAGCTGCGCACCCTTGCAGGTAGACTGGAGGACCTAAATCCGCTGCGCGTATTGTCCCGCGGGTATTCGCTCGTAACCGACGCCGGCGGCTGTGTGCTGACGGATCCCAAAGAGGTTTCTGTAGGCGAGCGGGTACGTGTGCGCATGCATCAGGGGACACTTTCCTGTATGGTGGAGAAAAAGGAGGACCTGCATGAACAAAAAAATGACATTTGA
- a CDS encoding polyprenyl synthetase family protein, producing the protein MNHSEFDAQMKTYAHMTEEKIKELVPEEPQLPEAVLYSAMRYSLLAGGKRVRPVLMLSFCTLCGGSVQAALPFACALEMVHTYSLIHDDLPCMDDDDLRRGRPSSHKQFGEANALLAGDALLTKAFEVAAADSSAKQVGSGRALKAAAVLAKAAGDHGMVAGQVLDLLNEKRQITVQELKDIDAKKTGAMIRAAAKMGCVLAGASETETAAADSYAKALGLAFQIQDDILDVAGDMQALGKPVGSDAQNDKATYVTLLGLQKAQQTVQKLTDCAKQALAPFGKNAEFLCMLADSLSQRKN; encoded by the coding sequence ATGAATCACTCTGAGTTTGATGCGCAGATGAAAACCTATGCGCATATGACCGAGGAAAAAATAAAAGAATTGGTGCCCGAGGAGCCGCAGCTGCCCGAGGCCGTTTTGTATAGTGCTATGCGCTACAGCCTTTTGGCCGGCGGCAAGCGGGTGCGCCCGGTTCTGATGCTTTCGTTCTGCACGCTCTGTGGCGGCAGTGTGCAGGCAGCGCTGCCGTTTGCCTGCGCGCTGGAAATGGTACACACCTATTCGCTGATTCATGACGACCTGCCCTGCATGGACGACGACGACCTGCGGCGCGGGCGTCCCTCTAGCCACAAACAGTTTGGTGAAGCAAACGCTCTTTTGGCCGGCGATGCCCTCCTTACTAAGGCGTTTGAGGTGGCTGCGGCAGACTCTTCTGCAAAACAGGTTGGCAGCGGGCGTGCCCTGAAAGCTGCCGCAGTTTTGGCAAAGGCAGCCGGCGACCACGGTATGGTGGCGGGACAGGTGCTGGACCTGCTCAATGAGAAAAGGCAGATCACAGTACAGGAACTAAAAGATATCGATGCCAAAAAGACCGGTGCCATGATTCGTGCAGCGGCAAAGATGGGCTGTGTCTTAGCGGGCGCTAGCGAAACAGAGACTGCTGCAGCCGACAGTTATGCCAAAGCACTGGGCCTTGCGTTTCAGATTCAGGATGATATTCTGGATGTCGCAGGTGACATGCAGGCCCTGGGCAAGCCGGTGGGCAGTGATGCGCAAAATGACAAGGCCACTTATGTCACGCTGCTGGGCCTGCAGAAAGCGCAGCAGACGGTGCAGAAGCTGACCGACTGTGCCAAACAGGCGCTGGCACCCTTTGGCAAAAATGCTGAGTTCCTCTGTATGTTGGCAGACAGCCTCTCTCAGCGTAAAAATTAA
- a CDS encoding ribonuclease III codes for MERFLDLACDPKTLSPLTLAFVGDGVFELFVREKLVCEANRPVNTLHRCAVRQVCCTAQSADCAVLQPLLTEEETAVLHRGRNAHTNHVPKNASVAEYHAATGLEALFGYLYLQGKLDRLRELFGALLQGEKKTQEE; via the coding sequence ATGGAACGCTTTTTAGATCTTGCCTGTGACCCGAAAACGCTGAGTCCCCTGACGCTTGCATTTGTGGGGGACGGTGTGTTTGAGCTTTTTGTACGCGAAAAACTAGTGTGCGAGGCAAACCGCCCGGTCAATACCCTGCACAGATGTGCCGTGCGCCAGGTCTGCTGTACTGCACAGTCCGCGGACTGTGCAGTGCTGCAGCCGCTTTTGACAGAAGAAGAGACAGCGGTTTTACATCGCGGCCGAAATGCACATACTAACCATGTCCCCAAAAATGCCTCTGTCGCCGAGTACCACGCAGCAACCGGGCTTGAGGCGCTGTTTGGTTATTTGTATTTGCAGGGCAAGCTTGACCGCCTGCGCGAGCTGTTTGGGGCTTTGCTGCAGGGAGAGAAAAAAACGCAGGAGGAGTAA
- the xseB gene encoding exodeoxyribonuclease VII small subunit, giving the protein MNKKMTFEQAMDKLAQVVQQLESASAPLDKTMKLYQEGVELTAFCYDKLQKAEQKMKIVTEGKASADTKT; this is encoded by the coding sequence ATGAACAAAAAAATGACATTTGAGCAGGCTATGGATAAACTAGCGCAGGTGGTACAGCAGCTGGAAAGCGCTAGTGCACCGCTGGATAAAACCATGAAGCTCTATCAAGAGGGCGTTGAACTGACTGCTTTCTGTTATGATAAGCTGCAGAAAGCAGAGCAAAAGATGAAAATAGTCACCGAGGGAAAAGCTTCGGCTGATACAAAAACGTAA
- the rplU gene encoding 50S ribosomal protein L21: MYAIIETGGKQYKVEKDDVVFVEKLAADENSTVDFKVIAVSGDNGLTVGKPYVEGASVKGKVLKNGKAKKINIWTYKAKKGESRKMGHRQPYTKVQIESIEA, encoded by the coding sequence ATGTATGCAATTATTGAAACCGGCGGCAAGCAGTATAAAGTAGAAAAAGACGACGTTGTCTTTGTCGAAAAGCTTGCAGCAGATGAAAACAGCACAGTTGACTTTAAAGTCATCGCAGTCAGCGGCGACAACGGCCTTACCGTTGGTAAGCCATATGTCGAGGGCGCTTCCGTAAAGGGCAAAGTCCTGAAAAACGGAAAAGCAAAGAAAATCAATATTTGGACTTACAAAGCCAAAAAAGGCGAGTCTCGCAAAATGGGTCACCGCCAGCCTTACACAAAGGTTCAGATTGAGTCTATCGAAGCCTGA
- a CDS encoding SpoIIIAH-like family protein, whose translation MKVEKRQLVLAALVVALGAAVYLNWRFSNGNQVLAKDAAASRDLGQVQLVNAGEASSSAASSGNPSAASSASSAASSTKAAASSGSDYFTEARLNRQKARDNAAQMLEKTLTDAGSSDAAKKEAVKQSADLAQNQLKESNAESILKAKGFSDCVVFLENGECSVVVKEGSTNMENAALLVKDTVSGQTGVSYDKIKVIEQKAS comes from the coding sequence ATGAAGGTAGAAAAGCGTCAGCTGGTACTGGCCGCGCTAGTGGTGGCACTGGGGGCGGCCGTTTATTTGAACTGGAGGTTTTCCAATGGGAATCAGGTCCTTGCAAAAGATGCAGCCGCATCGCGTGACCTAGGGCAGGTGCAGCTAGTCAATGCTGGAGAGGCATCGTCTTCTGCCGCAAGTTCCGGTAATCCTTCGGCTGCATCGTCTGCTTCATCGGCAGCTTCCAGCACCAAGGCCGCAGCATCTTCCGGCAGCGATTACTTTACCGAGGCGCGCCTAAACCGCCAAAAAGCCCGTGACAATGCGGCGCAGATGCTGGAAAAAACGCTGACTGACGCGGGCTCGAGTGACGCCGCGAAAAAAGAGGCTGTCAAACAGTCGGCAGACCTTGCACAAAACCAGCTAAAAGAAAGCAATGCCGAAAGCATTCTCAAGGCAAAGGGCTTTTCGGATTGTGTCGTGTTTTTGGAAAACGGCGAATGCAGCGTGGTCGTAAAAGAGGGCAGCACCAATATGGAAAACGCCGCGCTGCTGGTAAAAGATACCGTTTCGGGGCAGACAGGCGTTTCTTATGATAAAATCAAAGTGATAGAACAGAAAGCTTCTTAA
- a CDS encoding ribosomal-processing cysteine protease Prp, whose product MITCSFLSDSQTGQCVGFELQGHAEDAESGSSIVCAAVSSAAYLVANAVTDVLQVPAEESENDGHLLVRVSAAQQKRCAPFFQALRLHLANLKEQYPQQIHMTNKEV is encoded by the coding sequence ATGATTACCTGCAGTTTCCTTTCGGATTCTCAGACAGGGCAGTGTGTCGGCTTTGAGCTGCAGGGCCATGCAGAGGACGCGGAAAGCGGCAGCAGTATTGTCTGTGCGGCGGTTTCTTCCGCTGCTTACCTTGTTGCCAATGCAGTAACGGATGTTTTGCAGGTCCCGGCAGAGGAAAGTGAAAATGACGGGCATCTGCTTGTGCGGGTGTCTGCAGCGCAGCAGAAGCGCTGTGCTCCGTTTTTTCAGGCACTCAGGCTTCATCTCGCAAATCTGAAAGAGCAGTATCCGCAACAGATCCACATGACAAATAAAGAGGTGTAA